One window from the genome of Dyadobacter sp. CECT 9275 encodes:
- a CDS encoding glycoside hydrolase family 28 protein: protein MKNIERREFVKIGLTGAGALLAGVTGTSAHADSFVEQKKYSILDFGAVGDGKKLNTPAIQKTIDTCFKQGGGQVIIPSGTFLTGSVVLKSKVHLHLEEGAVLLASTYFKDFPKRVVRTPARYQKYLNRSMVYAQGEQDISVTGKGVFDGNALLDGSGEFKEQNSENPSFIWFDECENILIKDVTFCRSVWWTQAYTRCRHVHVDHIKVTENYFHNADGVDIVDCEDFVVENCDINSNDDGICLKGYTHAGCNRGTIRNNKVRTLCNGIKMGTDSSGGFRNIVIEDNEIWQTGISGLALQIVDGGVMENIKVRRLTMNGVATPVHMRLGNRNRLVRGALSVLPGIMRNIHISDIKATVNKAEKYHEEERKRHNYIVHTSSISGVPGSLIEDVTLENIDITIQGGYPVASAEDALREIPEAGNQYPENRMYGALPSYAFYLRHAKNIRMNNIKITQQQADGRPAFILDDVHDSDFNGISATNSMHSPVFSLKQNCTGILLNQL, encoded by the coding sequence ATGAAAAACATTGAAAGAAGAGAATTTGTAAAAATCGGGCTGACCGGCGCCGGTGCTTTGCTTGCCGGGGTAACCGGTACATCGGCACATGCGGATTCGTTTGTGGAGCAAAAAAAATACAGTATCCTGGATTTCGGGGCTGTAGGTGACGGGAAAAAGCTGAATACTCCTGCCATACAGAAAACAATAGATACCTGTTTCAAACAGGGCGGAGGCCAGGTGATTATTCCTTCCGGCACTTTTCTTACAGGCTCCGTGGTGCTCAAAAGCAAAGTACATTTGCACCTTGAGGAGGGGGCCGTTTTGCTGGCTTCAACCTACTTTAAGGATTTTCCCAAACGTGTGGTACGTACCCCGGCCCGTTATCAGAAATATCTTAACCGGAGTATGGTTTACGCACAAGGAGAGCAGGATATCAGCGTGACCGGCAAAGGCGTATTCGACGGAAATGCGCTCCTGGACGGTAGCGGAGAATTTAAAGAGCAAAATTCCGAAAACCCTTCCTTTATCTGGTTTGACGAATGCGAAAACATCCTCATTAAAGATGTTACCTTCTGTCGTTCGGTATGGTGGACGCAGGCTTATACGCGGTGCAGGCATGTGCATGTGGACCACATCAAAGTTACCGAGAATTACTTCCACAATGCCGATGGGGTGGATATCGTAGATTGCGAGGATTTCGTGGTGGAGAACTGCGATATCAACAGCAACGACGACGGGATTTGCCTGAAGGGTTATACGCATGCGGGATGTAATCGGGGTACCATCCGTAACAACAAAGTGCGTACGCTCTGCAACGGAATAAAAATGGGAACGGATTCTTCCGGAGGTTTCCGGAATATTGTGATCGAGGACAATGAAATCTGGCAAACGGGTATTTCCGGTCTGGCGCTTCAGATTGTGGATGGTGGTGTGATGGAAAACATCAAAGTTCGCAGGCTCACGATGAACGGCGTAGCTACACCTGTTCATATGCGGCTTGGTAACCGCAACCGGCTGGTCCGGGGGGCTTTGTCGGTATTGCCGGGCATCATGCGTAACATCCATATCAGCGATATCAAGGCTACCGTGAACAAGGCCGAGAAGTACCATGAGGAAGAACGCAAACGGCACAATTATATCGTGCATACCTCATCTATTAGTGGCGTACCGGGAAGCCTTATAGAAGACGTCACCCTTGAAAATATAGACATTACGATTCAGGGTGGATATCCTGTGGCTTCTGCCGAAGACGCCCTCCGTGAAATACCTGAGGCAGGTAACCAGTACCCTGAAAACCGGATGTATGGGGCCCTTCCTTCTTACGCATTTTACCTCAGACATGCCAAAAACATACGCATGAACAATATTAAAATAACCCAGCAGCAGGCAGACGGGCGCCCCGCGTTTATCCTGGACGATGTGCATGACTCTGATTTCAATGGCATCAGTGCTACTAACAGCATGCACTCTCCCGTATTTTCCCTAAAACAAAATTGTACTGGTATCCTGCTGAACCAACTATAA
- a CDS encoding choice-of-anchor Q domain-containing protein: MKTKIYQTLLSVSLLILFVLKLSQIALSKTWIDFSLDEKHVPEHVRPAKRNPGKQQETQPQIKTASVPETLYVNALLSTGNNDGTSWDNAYKGTEGLSNALRYAKQNTGVAYILVAKGKYKPTYSPEDGRNFADSATLVSSSKSHTQRAFLLVKDVKIYGGFDPANGITALTDKRILPGFTGEGSILSGDFKNNDGAITSGSQYTYTNYDDNAGQIVIAANDVGTAVLDGFAVTAGYARENVSITVNTKTVSKKQGGGMFNVSAAPVVSNVIFYANKGTNGGAMYNISCPEIKIYNSIFSGNLSTESGGAIYNSTSPTAFANVIFSGNTATQYGGGIYNFSSSISQIINSVFSGNKSTAVGGAIMNVGGTSSSVLGNSIIWGNSSTITGGSSLDAAKISYSIVEGFSDGTGNANTDPLFEDAPSYTAAPFAGGNYHVKSTSLATIDKGSNTLIPTDISTDLAGNTRIQADKVDMGAYESEPQEIPLERLYVNAGLITGKNNGADWENAFSGPYAFARAMQYAQSHSSVKDVWVTKGTYYTAYRADTHSDTNPLDPNNAFVLTDGVKIYGGFTGSETDITLRDWKTNVTILSGDQNKNNMADDDDAYQVMMNVNLGPETVLDGFTITGGYAAGSTETTLEIDGTTVARYAGAGMYNHHASPTIRNCTFHKNVSRNSGGGMANMADSRPVLTNVKFIENTAVNGGAMYNNGMEHQFSDLLFENNTATSHGGAVCNDRAFVTFMHTVFSENTAARGGAIATTLDVGDNTATGKYLGCLFVKNTASGFGGAYYYENGTGDSPVFINSTFSKDICSAENGGNIIYFQQHTENVTPKFYNCIIEKAATGTFYGGSSPGLFQAQYNLTNYLFPVNEVVKDNITATDFGFQHADSPAGEDEQYGTIDDGFRPLMTSPAVNAGFNDFTPAALEKDLTGKDRILNGSVDIGAYEYSLILSTLYVREELTTGNNNGTSWNDAYQGKGGLSEALYYARQNQGVKNIWVAKGTYTPTRRGDNFDKSNPDDKNNTFVLVEGVKVYGGFAGTETSLDERDWGNNQTILSGEIGADNNYTDNLYHVVVSVGNTAATELNGFVITLGMADANSSLTVEGRAIPTSDGGGMYHSNSSPVLRNLVFTYNYANKNGAGIVNDNSFPNLANVVFFRNLANKFGGAVYNIKGSHPTITHATFHRNYAGAIVNESHSGITMANSIMWGNTSWETSTPVDIFDREALGTTVKNSITEVFGTEGTDGILKQDPQFVSLNPPSNPNGKWMTAKDGLGLKPGSPAVNTGDDLLTPADINQDVTGLNRVWGGRTDMGAYEMRTTCIESPTLFVDSSLVESGDGTSWSTAFKTLAEALEVLNLCPVVKEIMVAKGTYFPTTLNKPELPFVVNRAVKIFGGYPSGGGIRDHRANLTILDGNIGDPALSTDNSSHIMAIAGISVADSVVIDGLQFQNGRTMDLGGSVTINNVSVPYLQGAGIYIGKNSSTTPISIRNCTFTNNYSLANGGAIYSSESQVILHSCRFFNNNAADQAPGIYVSKGAMQIVNSLFTGNTSAGPGGAITLNEASASSLVNSTLYKNHSTGTDAYGGALNCNNSNLTISNSIFNGNTYGGTATASTREKSDINHNGNSTLSIHKSLMQSGSPYLSCTYCPAPNTDPQFIDVTAPTKKGLGLLAGSKAINKGDKQELPSYVVNDLLGAERVRGEETDLGAFEAIPLTDPLTRLYVKADIETGYNNGYGWENAFYGSNGFARALEYARNNSSVKEIWVAKGTYYTFGRADNHDASNPLDPSNSFVLVEGLKIYGGFNGHEEDVAERDWKTNTTILSGDQNKNGIADNGDAYQVLISLNNGPETLLDGFTITGGYAASFTSTNIQINGTTIYQSSGAGMHNFNSSPTIRNCIFYRNTARGTGGGMANWDQSKPDLVNVTFRQNKALTGGGMFYFLIDFYGTPVVHKMSNLVFDGNVAEGATGGEGGAVCNSRSFISFENTVFINNSAAQGGAVAALNYTNNYYQHFETYSNCLFVNNTATEAGGAYYFATGYPHGPVFINSSFSKNICNQASGGDVFNFQYISMTTDYPAFYNCILEKADNAHDFFGGSYNTLFVAERNLTNYPLLPYWAEKNIVTDHLGLTNSSTPAGADGVYGTSDDGLIPLPASPAINGGNNDYIPIDLVNDFNSNKRIQGPFTDIGAYEYNQSCEETIAAISTNGDMIQDLALSDQPVYLFNEDKCSVMGIFQAVNEELQSGQLNAYTTIETVTGFYNEQPFVRRHYDLEPKADLDGHKGIATLYFTNDDFKNYNGWAENHKPLPISGTDVNSSNLLIWQWHGSSETRAPGTYTKNGIPSAGKYIKPNAGDIVWNEALRRWEIKFQFSGFSGFFVTTLENGSLPVTLSSFTVSEKNTELGHAAALLNWTTTSESNSDSFVIERSITGKSWEQIGQVKAEGSSDFVKKYTFTDEKPLPGNNLYRLKMIDQDGTFAFSSIRNLRIQFLPGTILYPNPVADLLYIDVASDSAIEKIVLRNAAGQPVGTYPYAPGEGIPVTDLAPGIYFVEMVGTEKVLQQHKIVVAR; the protein is encoded by the coding sequence ATGAAAACAAAAATTTACCAAACCCTCCTCTCCGTTTCTCTTTTAATACTTTTCGTTTTAAAACTGTCTCAAATTGCTCTTTCCAAAACTTGGATTGATTTTAGCCTTGACGAAAAGCATGTACCTGAGCACGTCAGGCCTGCAAAAAGAAACCCTGGCAAACAACAGGAAACTCAACCTCAGATAAAAACAGCTTCGGTACCCGAAACGCTCTATGTAAATGCGTTGCTGAGCACCGGCAATAACGACGGCACTTCCTGGGATAATGCCTACAAAGGGACGGAGGGCTTATCCAATGCACTGAGATATGCTAAACAAAACACCGGAGTAGCTTACATACTGGTGGCCAAAGGCAAATATAAACCGACTTATTCACCGGAAGATGGGAGAAATTTTGCAGACTCTGCTACTTTGGTATCAAGCAGCAAAAGCCACACGCAACGTGCTTTCCTTCTGGTGAAGGATGTGAAAATTTATGGCGGCTTCGACCCCGCCAATGGTATTACCGCATTAACTGACAAACGCATACTGCCCGGTTTTACAGGTGAGGGCAGTATCCTCAGCGGTGATTTTAAAAATAACGATGGCGCAATTACGTCCGGCAGCCAGTATACCTATACCAATTATGATGACAACGCCGGGCAGATCGTCATAGCGGCCAACGATGTTGGAACCGCCGTGCTGGACGGCTTCGCCGTGACCGCCGGATATGCCAGAGAAAACGTGTCCATTACCGTGAACACCAAAACGGTGAGTAAAAAGCAGGGTGGTGGTATGTTCAATGTAAGTGCTGCTCCGGTGGTCAGTAATGTAATTTTTTACGCAAATAAAGGAACCAATGGCGGCGCGATGTATAATATTTCCTGTCCGGAAATTAAGATTTACAACAGCATTTTTTCCGGGAATCTCTCTACCGAAAGTGGTGGAGCCATATACAACAGTACTTCTCCCACGGCGTTTGCCAATGTCATTTTTTCAGGTAATACTGCAACCCAATATGGTGGCGGGATATACAATTTTTCCAGCTCCATATCCCAAATTATTAACTCGGTTTTCTCCGGAAACAAATCAACGGCGGTTGGCGGTGCCATCATGAATGTCGGTGGGACTTCCTCTTCTGTTTTAGGTAATTCCATCATCTGGGGCAACAGCTCAACCATTACGGGCGGATCAAGCCTGGACGCCGCTAAAATCAGTTACTCCATCGTGGAAGGATTCAGCGACGGAACCGGGAATGCCAATACCGATCCGCTTTTTGAAGATGCGCCTTCTTATACAGCAGCTCCCTTTGCTGGAGGCAACTACCATGTAAAATCCACCAGCTTGGCCACCATTGACAAGGGCAGCAACACCCTCATCCCCACAGACATCTCCACCGATCTGGCAGGCAATACCCGTATACAGGCCGACAAAGTAGATATGGGGGCCTATGAAAGTGAACCTCAGGAAATTCCTCTGGAACGGCTATACGTTAATGCCGGACTGATTACCGGTAAAAACAACGGTGCCGACTGGGAAAACGCATTTTCGGGCCCTTATGCTTTCGCCCGCGCCATGCAATATGCGCAAAGCCACAGCAGCGTAAAGGATGTGTGGGTAACCAAAGGTACTTATTACACGGCCTACCGCGCCGATACCCATTCCGACACCAATCCGCTGGATCCGAACAATGCTTTTGTACTGACGGACGGTGTGAAGATTTACGGAGGGTTTACCGGAAGCGAAACCGATATTACCTTACGCGACTGGAAGACAAACGTTACGATCCTCAGCGGCGATCAGAATAAAAATAATATGGCAGATGACGATGACGCCTATCAGGTGATGATGAACGTGAACCTTGGCCCGGAAACCGTGCTGGATGGTTTCACGATAACGGGCGGGTATGCTGCTGGCTCAACGGAAACAACGCTTGAGATAGATGGTACAACCGTTGCCAGGTATGCCGGTGCAGGTATGTACAACCACCATGCCTCTCCAACGATCCGCAACTGTACCTTTCACAAAAATGTATCCCGTAACTCCGGCGGAGGCATGGCTAATATGGCCGACTCCCGGCCGGTACTTACCAATGTCAAATTCATAGAAAACACCGCAGTAAACGGCGGAGCCATGTACAACAACGGCATGGAGCATCAGTTTTCCGACCTGCTGTTTGAAAACAACACGGCTACCAGCCACGGCGGGGCCGTCTGTAATGATCGGGCATTTGTTACTTTTATGCATACTGTCTTCTCCGAAAATACGGCTGCCCGGGGAGGTGCCATTGCTACCACTTTGGACGTCGGAGATAATACAGCCACAGGAAAGTACCTTGGCTGTCTGTTTGTTAAAAATACGGCAAGTGGTTTCGGAGGTGCTTATTATTATGAAAATGGTACCGGAGATTCTCCCGTTTTCATTAACTCTACCTTTTCAAAAGATATCTGTTCTGCCGAAAATGGCGGGAACATCATTTACTTCCAGCAGCATACGGAAAACGTAACACCCAAATTTTACAATTGTATTATTGAGAAAGCTGCAACCGGTACCTTTTATGGAGGTAGCAGTCCCGGCTTGTTTCAGGCCCAGTACAATCTGACCAACTATTTATTCCCAGTTAATGAGGTTGTTAAAGACAATATCACCGCAACCGATTTTGGCTTCCAGCATGCCGATTCCCCTGCCGGTGAAGATGAGCAGTACGGCACGATCGACGACGGCTTCAGGCCGCTCATGACTTCACCGGCTGTTAATGCGGGTTTTAACGACTTTACGCCGGCTGCACTGGAAAAGGATTTAACTGGGAAAGACCGGATCCTGAATGGCTCGGTGGATATAGGAGCTTACGAATATTCGCTTATTCTGTCCACCCTGTATGTCAGAGAAGAATTGACAACAGGCAACAACAACGGTACTTCCTGGAACGACGCCTATCAGGGGAAAGGCGGCCTTTCGGAGGCACTTTATTATGCCAGACAAAATCAGGGTGTAAAAAATATATGGGTGGCTAAGGGTACTTACACACCCACCCGGCGAGGTGATAACTTTGATAAAAGCAATCCTGATGACAAGAATAATACATTTGTGCTGGTAGAGGGTGTAAAAGTTTATGGCGGATTTGCCGGAACCGAAACGTCTTTAGACGAGCGGGACTGGGGAAATAATCAAACCATTTTGAGCGGCGAAATTGGGGCTGACAATAATTATACAGACAATCTGTATCATGTGGTGGTAAGCGTCGGCAACACGGCCGCCACTGAGCTGAATGGATTTGTGATTACCCTTGGGATGGCTGATGCCAATTCCAGTCTGACCGTCGAAGGAAGAGCTATCCCGACTTCTGACGGTGGCGGAATGTACCATAGCAATTCGTCTCCTGTTTTGCGAAACTTGGTATTTACTTACAATTATGCCAACAAAAATGGCGCGGGTATCGTCAATGACAACTCGTTTCCCAACCTTGCCAATGTAGTGTTTTTCAGGAACCTGGCTAATAAATTTGGCGGAGCAGTCTATAATATAAAAGGCTCTCACCCCACTATCACACACGCCACCTTCCACAGAAATTATGCAGGAGCCATTGTCAATGAGTCTCATTCCGGCATTACCATGGCCAACTCCATTATGTGGGGCAACACGTCGTGGGAAACATCGACCCCGGTAGATATTTTCGACCGCGAAGCTTTGGGTACAACCGTTAAAAATTCCATTACCGAAGTGTTTGGCACAGAAGGTACCGACGGTATTTTGAAACAGGACCCGCAGTTTGTAAGTCTGAATCCGCCGAGTAATCCCAATGGAAAATGGATGACAGCAAAAGACGGGCTTGGCCTGAAGCCAGGATCACCCGCCGTTAATACCGGTGATGATCTGTTGACACCGGCAGACATTAATCAGGACGTTACAGGGCTGAACAGGGTCTGGGGCGGCCGTACAGACATGGGTGCTTATGAAATGCGGACCACCTGTATAGAATCTCCTACCCTGTTTGTAGACTCTTCGTTAGTAGAAAGCGGAGATGGCACCAGTTGGTCCACCGCTTTTAAAACGCTGGCCGAAGCGCTTGAAGTGCTGAACCTATGCCCTGTAGTGAAGGAGATCATGGTAGCAAAAGGCACCTATTTTCCTACGACGCTGAACAAACCCGAACTTCCGTTTGTTGTCAACCGTGCGGTTAAAATCTTCGGGGGATATCCTTCAGGCGGGGGTATCCGTGATCACAGGGCTAATCTGACTATACTCGATGGCAACATCGGTGATCCGGCACTGTCCACAGATAACAGCTCGCATATTATGGCAATAGCTGGTATCTCCGTGGCAGACAGCGTGGTGATAGACGGACTGCAGTTTCAGAATGGCAGGACAATGGATTTGGGCGGCAGTGTAACGATCAACAACGTATCGGTACCCTATTTACAGGGAGCGGGTATCTATATCGGGAAAAATTCTTCCACCACACCCATTAGTATCAGAAACTGTACTTTTACAAATAATTACTCCCTTGCAAACGGAGGGGCAATTTACAGCAGCGAGAGCCAGGTTATTTTACATAGCTGCCGTTTTTTCAACAACAATGCAGCCGATCAGGCACCGGGCATTTATGTCAGTAAAGGTGCCATGCAGATTGTCAACAGCTTGTTTACCGGAAACACGTCGGCAGGCCCGGGCGGGGCGATCACGCTGAACGAAGCCTCGGCATCCTCCCTCGTCAATTCAACCCTGTACAAAAACCACAGCACCGGAACCGACGCCTACGGAGGTGCGCTGAACTGCAATAACAGCAATCTGACCATCAGCAACAGCATTTTCAATGGAAATACCTACGGGGGCACCGCCACCGCTTCTACCAGGGAAAAGAGCGACATCAATCACAACGGCAACAGTACACTTTCAATCCACAAAAGCTTAATGCAAAGCGGCAGCCCATACCTATCCTGTACATATTGTCCCGCTCCAAATACGGATCCCCAGTTTATAGATGTAACTGCGCCAACTAAAAAAGGCCTTGGACTTCTTGCCGGAAGTAAAGCCATTAACAAGGGAGATAAACAAGAACTGCCGTCCTATGTCGTAAATGACTTGTTAGGTGCCGAGAGAGTACGGGGTGAAGAAACAGACCTCGGGGCTTTTGAAGCGATTCCCCTCACCGATCCGCTCACCAGGCTTTATGTGAAGGCAGATATTGAAACCGGATACAACAATGGTTATGGATGGGAAAATGCTTTTTATGGCTCCAATGGGTTTGCCCGCGCGCTGGAATACGCCAGAAACAATAGTAGTGTGAAGGAAATCTGGGTGGCCAAGGGAACTTATTATACTTTTGGCCGGGCCGACAACCACGATGCCTCCAACCCTTTGGATCCATCCAACTCTTTTGTGCTGGTAGAGGGTTTGAAAATATACGGTGGTTTCAATGGACACGAAGAAGATGTAGCCGAACGCGACTGGAAAACAAATACCACCATACTAAGCGGGGACCAGAACAAGAATGGTATAGCGGACAACGGCGACGCTTACCAGGTACTGATTAGCCTGAACAACGGGCCGGAGACTTTGCTGGATGGGTTTACCATTACAGGAGGATATGCCGCCAGTTTTACTTCCACGAACATCCAGATCAACGGTACTACCATCTACCAAAGCAGCGGCGCCGGGATGCATAATTTTAACTCCTCACCGACAATCCGAAACTGTATTTTTTACAGAAATACAGCGCGGGGCACCGGAGGAGGGATGGCCAATTGGGATCAGTCCAAACCGGATTTAGTGAATGTTACATTCCGGCAAAATAAGGCGCTGACGGGAGGAGGAATGTTTTACTTTCTGATCGACTTTTATGGAACCCCAGTGGTACACAAGATGTCCAATCTGGTATTCGACGGAAATGTAGCCGAAGGGGCAACCGGCGGAGAAGGCGGCGCTGTTTGTAATTCACGGTCTTTCATTTCATTTGAAAATACAGTATTTATCAACAATTCCGCCGCACAAGGGGGAGCCGTAGCAGCTTTGAACTACACCAATAACTACTACCAGCATTTTGAAACTTATTCCAACTGCCTCTTTGTAAATAACACGGCAACCGAGGCCGGTGGAGCATACTATTTTGCGACGGGGTACCCGCATGGGCCTGTTTTTATCAATAGTTCGTTTTCAAAGAATATTTGTAATCAGGCTTCTGGTGGAGATGTTTTCAATTTCCAGTATATCAGTATGACAACTGATTATCCTGCATTCTACAATTGTATTCTTGAGAAGGCCGACAACGCTCATGATTTTTTTGGAGGTAGTTATAACACCCTTTTTGTAGCTGAACGAAACCTGACCAATTACCCCCTCCTTCCCTATTGGGCTGAAAAAAATATTGTTACCGATCACCTGGGTCTGACCAATAGTAGTACTCCGGCAGGAGCCGACGGAGTCTACGGCACTTCAGACGACGGACTTATTCCTCTACCGGCATCTCCAGCAATTAACGGGGGAAACAATGACTATATTCCGATTGACCTGGTAAATGACTTTAATTCCAATAAAAGGATACAGGGGCCGTTTACGGATATAGGTGCATACGAATACAATCAGTCATGCGAGGAAACCATAGCCGCAATCAGCACGAACGGTGACATGATCCAGGATCTTGCCCTGTCGGACCAACCCGTATATCTTTTTAACGAAGATAAATGCAGCGTGATGGGAATCTTTCAGGCGGTGAATGAAGAATTACAAAGCGGCCAGCTGAATGCCTATACAACCATTGAAACAGTCACTGGTTTCTACAACGAACAACCTTTCGTGAGACGCCATTACGACCTGGAACCGAAGGCCGACCTGGACGGGCATAAGGGGATTGCTACGTTGTACTTCACCAATGATGATTTCAAAAACTACAACGGCTGGGCCGAGAATCATAAACCACTGCCCATCTCAGGTACCGACGTCAATAGTTCCAATTTGCTGATCTGGCAGTGGCATGGCAGCAGTGAGACCCGCGCACCGGGTACCTACACAAAAAACGGTATACCGTCAGCCGGGAAATATATCAAACCCAATGCCGGGGATATTGTGTGGAACGAAGCGCTCAGGCGTTGGGAAATCAAATTCCAGTTTTCAGGTTTCAGTGGCTTTTTTGTTACTACACTTGAAAATGGCTCCCTTCCCGTCACCTTATCTTCCTTCACCGTATCTGAAAAGAATACGGAGCTTGGCCACGCCGCTGCACTGCTGAACTGGACCACGACCTCTGAAAGCAACAGTGACAGCTTTGTGATTGAACGGAGCATTACGGGCAAAAGCTGGGAGCAGATCGGGCAGGTCAAAGCAGAAGGAAGCAGTGATTTTGTAAAGAAGTATACCTTTACGGACGAAAAGCCTCTTCCCGGAAACAACCTTTACCGCTTAAAGATGATTGACCAGGACGGTACGTTTGCGTTCAGCAGTATCCGCAACCTGCGCATTCAGTTCTTGCCTGGTACCATCCTTTATCCGAACCCTGTTGCCGACCTCCTCTATATCGATGTAGCCAGTGACTCTGCCATTGAAAAAATTGTCCTCAGGAACGCAGCAGGTCAACCGGTGGGTACATACCCCTATGCACCTGGCGAGGGGATACCGGTGACAGACCTGGCACCAGGTATCTATTTCGTTGAGATGGTCGGAACTGAAAAAGTGCTGCAACAACACAAGATAGTGGTAGCAAGATAA
- a CDS encoding glycosyltransferase family 2 protein, producing MISIVIPVYKSAATLSELHDRLTALSRNVGLECEVVYVNDASPDNSAEILKKLPPTIPFHIVDLGKNAGQSSALLAGIAFAQGSLIATMDADLQDEPENLPALIQSLVPGIDVVFAKRQGRYESGGRLFTSMLFKGLVHLFSKKRIPMHVGLFMVARAEPMKRLVSYLPHAPYLIGLIAKTKLQCTSVPVQRPGNHLGETSYTFRKRLKVSFIFFKTLALKPAGTGDEAVQWLHAHLLADHVYVPAMV from the coding sequence ATGATCAGTATCGTCATACCCGTTTACAAAAGTGCGGCCACGCTCTCCGAACTTCACGACAGGCTCACTGCACTGTCCCGGAACGTGGGGCTGGAATGTGAAGTGGTGTATGTAAACGATGCCTCTCCGGATAACTCGGCGGAAATTCTCAAAAAACTTCCACCCACCATCCCATTTCATATTGTTGACCTGGGCAAAAATGCCGGACAGAGCAGTGCGTTGCTGGCAGGAATAGCCTTTGCGCAAGGGAGCCTGATTGCCACCATGGATGCAGATTTACAGGATGAACCCGAAAATCTTCCGGCGCTGATCCAGTCACTGGTCCCGGGTATTGATGTTGTCTTTGCGAAAAGGCAGGGACGGTATGAATCCGGCGGCCGCCTTTTTACGTCCATGCTGTTCAAAGGCCTCGTCCACCTGTTTTCCAAGAAAAGAATTCCGATGCATGTGGGCCTTTTTATGGTTGCCAGGGCAGAGCCCATGAAAAGGCTTGTGTCCTATTTGCCGCATGCACCCTACCTGATCGGCCTCATTGCAAAGACAAAATTGCAATGTACCAGTGTGCCCGTACAACGCCCTGGTAACCATTTGGGAGAAACTTCCTATACCTTCCGAAAGCGGCTGAAGGTATCCTTCATTTTTTTCAAGACACTCGCCTTAAAGCCTGCCGGTACGGGTGACGAGGCTGTGCAATGGCTTCATGCCCATCTTTTGGCAGATCATGTGTATGTTCCTGCCATGGTTTAA
- a CDS encoding D-2-hydroxyacid dehydrogenase yields the protein MILLMYDPVPEHFDNLKSLAPDHEFMIAHTEEEAKMRIADAEIVFGNRFFLQSLPYAKRLRWMQSNSVGVDLILSQKQLLIARDILLTCSRGVYDAELAEHTLALLLALFRNLHLLRDDQHASVWRRHRLRTLHGSKCLILGWGSLAKEIARQITTLNGQVSAVRNQKDDSVEGGITIYGKYNWHEQLAETDALIICLPKTPETYHFVNQDILEKLPADAFVVNIGRGGTLDDHVLLEMVASGRLAGAALDVFEQEPLLPSNPIWKEPRILVSPHVGRSLEGPVYKWQALFEDNLSRYMSGKPLYNVVNYQKGY from the coding sequence ATGATTCTGCTTATGTACGACCCTGTACCGGAGCATTTTGATAATTTAAAAAGCCTGGCGCCGGATCATGAATTTATGATCGCACATACGGAAGAGGAAGCGAAAATGCGGATAGCGGATGCTGAGATTGTATTCGGAAACCGGTTCTTTTTGCAAAGTTTGCCTTATGCCAAAAGGCTTCGCTGGATGCAGTCCAATTCTGTTGGGGTTGATCTGATCCTGTCCCAAAAGCAACTGCTGATAGCGCGGGACATACTGCTGACCTGCTCGCGCGGCGTTTATGATGCAGAACTGGCAGAACATACCCTGGCGCTGCTGCTCGCGTTGTTTCGCAATTTACATCTGCTCCGCGACGACCAGCACGCATCTGTCTGGAGGCGTCACCGGCTTCGGACACTTCATGGAAGTAAATGTCTGATTCTGGGCTGGGGGAGTCTTGCTAAAGAAATAGCACGTCAGATAACAACTTTGAACGGGCAGGTATCGGCCGTGAGAAATCAAAAGGACGATTCGGTGGAAGGTGGTATTACCATTTATGGCAAGTATAACTGGCACGAGCAGCTTGCAGAGACAGATGCGCTGATTATATGCCTGCCCAAAACTCCGGAAACATATCATTTTGTTAACCAGGATATTCTGGAGAAACTTCCTGCAGATGCGTTTGTGGTGAACATTGGAAGGGGAGGTACTCTTGACGACCACGTATTACTGGAAATGGTGGCTTCGGGAAGGCTGGCCGGAGCCGCACTGGACGTTTTTGAACAGGAACCGCTGCTGCCCTCAAACCCCATCTGGAAAGAACCCCGCATTCTGGTCAGTCCGCATGTAGGCAGAAGTCTGGAAGGACCTGTTTACAAATGGCAGGCGCTTTTTGAAGATAATCTGTCGCGTTACATGAGTGGTAAACCACTGTACAATGTAGTCAATTATCAAAAAGGCTATTAA